CTGTTTTGAGTGAATTTGTGTTTAGCATCATGAAACCTGCCTTTTTAACATCAGACTTTTGTAGATTAAATAAGGATGTCTCATGCATTTCTTTCGCATTGGCCAGCTTGTTTGCGTATTCTCTAATGTAATTGCAGACACTTTTCTCTTTCTGCAGGGCCCACTGAGGAACACTTGTGGTCACTTCTGGCAAATGATTTGGGAACAACGGTGCAAAGCAGTTATTATGCTTAACAGAGTTATAGAGAAAGGCTCGGTGAGTGAACACAAACGACGCTTGTTCTTTGCCCTGCTTTGTTTTTGCATACGttagcatttgcatttaaaagaaagaaaccgCATGTGGTCCGCAagttgttatatttaaaaaaatattgctacattttatttagcaaggatgcattagttGAGGAAAAGTGCCAGTAAAGACGTCTGAATGATTCATCCGGAAATAATAtaaagcatcacaactgtttccaacattgataataataagcaatatttctcgagcaccaaatcagcaccatttaaagatattttgaaatgtatattgcTGTTTCAAATTGTATAATAAAAGCAAGCTACTTGAATTGTAGTATATATCTTACACATTAATCGTcattaattgttattaaaataattgtcttgaaagttgttgttttttttttgtttttttttttgaaggcatTATTGTGTATGAAGCTGCTTGTGTAGTGGGGGGAAATGAAATCTGTTTTTGTTCAATCTGAACAGGAGAAGTGTGCGCAGTACTGGCCATCAGAGGAGGAGCGAGACATGGATTTCAGTGACACTGGGTTTACGGTGACTCTGGTGTCTGAGGATGTCAAACCGAATTACACAATCAGACTATTAGAACTCGGAAATGGCAAGGTGAACGTAATGTTAAATTACTACATCACTGAATACTTCTCTAAACAAgacatcaaaaataaatgttgtttaaatgttgTCTAATATTTGTAGACTGGAGAAACCAGAGAGATCTACCATTTTAATTACACAACGTGGCCTGATTTTGGCGTGCCAGAGTCCCCAGCATCATTCCTCAACTTCCTTTTCAAGGTTCGAGAGTCTGGGTCACTGGGGCCAGACAACGGACCCGCGGTGGTCCACTGCAGTGCAGGGATAGGGAGATCTGGGACTTTCTCATTGGTTGACACCTGCCTTGTATTGGTAAGCCTGCGGTTACAGAATATTTCATGATTCTACAGGTTTTACAGCACATCGTCATTTTGTGAGActgaaatctattttattttttatttttttcaacctgGGTTTGAAGACCGTCATTATCAGGTACTATATATAGTTCTGTTGAACTTATATTTCATTGTGGTTTTGTATTTGTAGATGGGCAAGAGGAAAGACCCTTCGTCTGTGGACATTCAAAAGGTTTTGTTAGATATGAGAGAGTATCGGATGGGCCTTATCCAAACCCCAGACCAGCTTCGATTTTCATATATGGCAGTCATGGAGGGAGCAAAGAGCCTCCTGGAAGACTCGGCTCTGCAGGTGTCAAGCATGGTGCGATTGCattattacatttgattttgtgtaGTTTATTAAAGGGGAattatgatgttgctaaaaagaacattattttgtgtatttggtgtaatgaaatgtgtttatgtggtttaaggtaaaaaaaaaaaaaaaaaaaacataatttttcacataatgtgcattattgtttctcctctatgccatgcctttctgaaacgtgtcatTTTTACAAGGGTCATCAGTCTGGAAAGCAAagtgtgattggccgaatgcctcaagcatgtgacggaaatgttacgcccctcatcAAACTGTCACATACATGTAAACATGaaaacccattataataaatcAGGCATGAGGcaataattatggattataatgacttagaCAGTCTTTTTACACGTTGTGTTGCATCGTtgtgcgtaaacataaaaccatgtctgcatttgagatcggagaaatgacaaacaacaagctcttctctacactgctcaaaactcacgtttgaatcattaGTGGCAATTTCTTTAAATATGACTGGGAGTCAAAACAGCTGGCATTTTTGGGGAGACcagatttattttagatttatagtAGATTTAATAGATTTATACTTGAACATTTATAATCTTCAAAATTGACAGTagaactttaaaaacattaagttattaatatttgtgtgtgttagtTTGATAAACCGTATTGATTGTGCATTGCAATATATGTGAATAGTTGATGTGTAATATGAAGAGAATAAAAGGTACATGTTTGATTACATTATATAACTTACCAAAAGGatataatgtaatgtttatatatcTCTAACCCTAAATCTTTTGCATTGACAGCAGAAGCAGCCTGAAGAGTGGCAGGAGCCAGAAGCTTATTTGGTTTCATCTTCTCAGAGCTCCATCCTGTGTTCAGAGAAACTCAACGGTCAGTCTGACTCTTGTACAGAGCCACATGATCCAGAAAGAGAACAAGACAGCACTCATTCACCGAAGGAAGCGCATACAGAGTTAAAAACTTTaaggtaagataaaaaaaaaaaaaaaaaagttttatcttTAAGCTGATAGCTGAGCGTGAGATTGTTATTCAATTTTTTCGAAATCTAGTTCAGTCAACCATAATTGTAACAACATTACTAGACTGAATTCAAAGTTGATCAACTTCAAAAGTCTGGTGTAAGtttctttgtttatatatatatatatatatatatatatatatatatatatatatatatatatatatatatatatatatatatatatatatatatatatatatatataatgcttttattctgcaaagatgcattaaattgatcaaaagaaaatgacaatatagatttttaatgtcacaaaatgttaaaatacattttaaataaatgctcttcttttagaacattcataaaaaaaataaaaaaaaaaatatatatatatatatatatatatatatatatatatatatatatatatatataaaaatgctattttaaattgcaataatatgcACCATATGACTTTTTATAACCAATactttgtgaaaatatattttgaaaaaggacgtgcattaaagtgcccctataatGCCATTTCCAATATTGCAGTGTGTAGTGTatctgtatgtgaatgtaaatgatctgcaaaattgtaaagctgaaagtgcacgataaataaagttattgtctcatAAAATAAAGAATCGACTCTGAAAAGGCTAGAAGAATCGTTAGTAATTCGAATCCCACTTCCTTGTTCGGCTACACGTAAcggggtaacacatttgcataatgtggCCCTCTGTTTCACGTTAGCCGGCTGCAAACAACTTGCATTTAACTGATGACTTCTCTAATTTCGGGGAGTTCAACTCGGGATtcacaaaatgaaataatttattgAAATAGGCATATCATTTCCAACACCGCTGTACACCGTAGACCAATCACAAAAGACTAGGCCATCTGActaatcagagcagagcaggccCACGGAAAGGAGGGTTTTAGAGACTGAATCTTTAAACTGTTTCCAACGAATCGTTTGAGAATCACTGGAAAATTAGgtgaaaatgcaaataaatattttaagaaaacaaaagcggtttttgaccttgcatgtatgtaatcctattgtaggagactcccaaaaaATATTAGGAACTGTacaaatggcataataggggcactttaagtcATGCAATTATGCTAATACCAGGAAAATAgctctttttttgcattttttgccTATTAAAAAATCTGAAGTAATCAACCGTATGTGTGTTGTTATTGCTTCCAGCCTTCGCAAGAGGAACCGCGAGGAACGGATAGCCAGCACGACACAGAAGGTGCAGCAAATGAAGCTGAAACTAAGCGATTcggagaagaagaaagagaagtGGCTTTTCTGGAAACCAATTCTCTTGAATGTCGGCGCTGGTGCAGCTGTAGCTCTGGGACTGTGCATGTGCTGGGCCTTTCTGTCCCAGTGATGCCGTTTTATCCCACAGATTCCTCTTCTTGTCTTTTATTTGCCCAGGGACCCAAATTATGGTACTCATATTAGTAGGTGCTTGGATGTTTTGTAGATAAGGGACAAAAATGTAGAATGATCGTGTTTACAAGCATTCATAACCGGATgttctttatgattatttgaatgtttgtgtCATATGTGGTTATTACAGTGTAACCAATCATGTAGTTACATTGTAACTACTATAGCAATTCCATCATGGTAAGTTCTCGCAGCCTAACAACTTTCACTGTACAGTATTTTGTTGCGAAGCAATGTTAAATAGACCCTCACCGGTCCGTCTATTATTAAGACCGTTTATTAAATGTGTCTGTTTGCTAAATTCCCGCATGGATATTCATAGGGTGACTCATTTGTTTCAGTAGGTCAAAGCCCAGTGAGTTTCCGTACATGCACATCTCAGGATCTTCTAGTAATAAACTGACTGTAGATTCAGCCAAATGTAATAAGTGGTCCGGTTtccacttttaaaaaaatgtacatagtAAACTCTTtactaaataagaaatattgctgtttttgtttgcattattattataattcttttgTCTCTGGCATCTTCTGTGAATATACCTTTCTGGTTTCTCAAGCTTAGATATGGGTATCTCTTATTTCGTCCATGCATGTGGGGTAAAACCAATgtatgattgcaaataaatgcagattgtGACAGATTGCATGTTTATAGATTGCTACATCAGTGCAGTGCCAGGTCtgttagattaatttttttagacAATGGATGTTGCACCAaccatagcgatttatttttgTCTCCACGGATCATAGTTTGTTCC
The nucleotide sequence above comes from Carassius gibelio isolate Cgi1373 ecotype wild population from Czech Republic chromosome B16, carGib1.2-hapl.c, whole genome shotgun sequence. Encoded proteins:
- the ptpn2a gene encoding tyrosine-protein phosphatase non-receptor type 2a isoform X1; this encodes MDQEFENIDSSGQWQNLYNEIRNQSQECPYKVAKFPENRNRNRYRDVSPYDHSRVRLENSENDYINASLITVEEAQRRYILTQGPLRNTCGHFWQMIWEQRCKAVIMLNRVIEKGSEKCAQYWPSEEERDMDFSDTGFTVTLVSEDVKPNYTIRLLELGNGKTGETREIYHFNYTTWPDFGVPESPASFLNFLFKVRESGSLGPDNGPAVVHCSAGIGRSGTFSLVDTCLVLMGKRKDPSSVDIQKVLLDMREYRMGLIQTPDQLRFSYMAVMEGAKSLLEDSALQVSSMQKQPEEWQEPEAYLVSSSQSSILCSEKLNGQSDSCTEPHDPEREQDSTHSPKEAHTELKTLSLRKRNREERIASTTQKVQQMKLKLSDSEKKKEKWLFWKPILLNVGAGAAVALGLCMCWAFLSQ
- the ptpn2a gene encoding tyrosine-protein phosphatase non-receptor type 2a isoform X2 — its product is MDQEFENIDSSGQWQNLYNEIRNQSQECPYKVAKFPENRNRNRYRDVSPYDHSRVRLENSENDYINASLITVEEAQRRYILTQGPLRNTCGHFWQMIWEQRCKAVIMLNRVIEKGSEKCAQYWPSEEERDMDFSDTGFTVTLVSEDVKPNYTIRLLELGNGKTGETREIYHFNYTTWPDFGVPESPASFLNFLFKVRESGSLGPDNGPAVVHCSAGIGRSGTFSLVDTCLVLMGKRKDPSSVDIQKVLLDMREYRMGLIQTPDQLRFSYMAVMEGAKSLLEDSALQVSSMKQPEEWQEPEAYLVSSSQSSILCSEKLNGQSDSCTEPHDPEREQDSTHSPKEAHTELKTLSLRKRNREERIASTTQKVQQMKLKLSDSEKKKEKWLFWKPILLNVGAGAAVALGLCMCWAFLSQ
- the ptpn2a gene encoding tyrosine-protein phosphatase non-receptor type 2a isoform X3; amino-acid sequence: MAVMEKGPLRNTCGHFWQMIWEQRCKAVIMLNRVIEKGSEKCAQYWPSEEERDMDFSDTGFTVTLVSEDVKPNYTIRLLELGNGKTGETREIYHFNYTTWPDFGVPESPASFLNFLFKVRESGSLGPDNGPAVVHCSAGIGRSGTFSLVDTCLVLMGKRKDPSSVDIQKVLLDMREYRMGLIQTPDQLRFSYMAVMEGAKSLLEDSALQVSSMQKQPEEWQEPEAYLVSSSQSSILCSEKLNGQSDSCTEPHDPEREQDSTHSPKEAHTELKTLSLRKRNREERIASTTQKVQQMKLKLSDSEKKKEKWLFWKPILLNVGAGAAVALGLCMCWAFLSQ